TGGAGATGGCCATGCAGCGCTGGCCGGTGGAGCCGAAGGCGGCCGACACCAGCGCGTCGGCGGCCGAGTCCATGTCGGCGTCGGGCATGACCAGGGCGTGGTTCTTGGCCCCGCCCAGCGCCTGGACCCGCTTGCCGTGCGAGGTCCCGCGCTCGTAGATGTAGCGGGCGATGGGGGTCGAGCCGACGAACGAGACCGCCGCGATCCCGGGGTGGTCGAGGACCGCGTCCACGGCCACCTTGTCGCCGTGGACCACGTTGAAGACGCCGTCGGGCAGCCCGGCCTCGGCGTACAGCTCGGCCACCCGGACCGACACCGACGGGTCACGCTCCGACGGCTTCAGCACGAAGGCGTTGCCGCAGGCGATCGCGATCGGGTGCATCCACATCGGCACCATGATGGGGAAGTTGAACGGGGTGATCCCAGCGCACACCCCCAGCGGCTGGCGGATCGAGTAGCAGTCCACCTCGGTGGAGACGTTCTCGGAGAAGTCGCCCTTGAGCAGGTGCGGGATGCCAGAGGCGACCTCGACCACCTCGAGGCCCCGCTGGACCTCGCCAGCCGCGTCGGGGACGACCTTGCCGTGCTCGGAGGCGATGATCCTGGCCAGCTCGTCCCGGTGCTTGGCGAGCAGCTCGCGGAAGGCGAACATCACCCGGGCCCGCCGCACCACCGAGGTGTCGCGCCAGGCGGGAAAGGCGGCCTGGGCGGCCTGCACGGCGGCGTCGACGTCGTCCCCCGTGGCGTAGGCGACCTGGGCGGTCTGCTGGCCGGTGGCCGGGTCGTACACCGCGCCGGCCCGCTCGGGCTCCCGGTCCACCGTGCGGCCGTTGATCCAGTGGTTGATCGTCCGCATGAGCAGGTCCTCCCGCCGCGGTCGGGGCTACAGGTAGAGCCGCTGGTCCCGCTTGTTGCGCTCGTACTCGGCCCGCGCCTGCTGCACGGACTCGGAGGTCGAGACCTCGGCGACGGCAACGTCCCACCAGGCACCGCCGATGGTCACGTACTCCGCCGGGTCGGTCTCGACATGGATGACGACGGTCTGGTCGATGTCCCTCGCCTTCTTCAGGGCGTCGCCGAGCTCGCCGATCGAGCGGGCGGTGAGCACCCGGGCACCCAGGCTGGCCGCGTTGGCGGCCAGGTCGACCGGGAGGAGGCCGCCGTCGAACTGGCCGTTCTCGTCGCGGTAGCGGAAGTTGCAGCCGAACCGGTTGGAGCCGGTCGCCTCCGACAGCGACCCGATCGAGGCGTAGCCGTGGTTCTGGACCAGGACCACCACGATCTTGACCCGCTCGGCCACGGCCGTGACCAGCTCCTGGGGCAGCATCAGGTAGGAGGCGTCGCCGATCATGACGAACACCTCGCGGTCGGGGTCGGCCAGCTTGATCCCGATCCCGCCGGGGATCTCGTAGCCCATGCAGGAGTTGCCGT
The nucleotide sequence above comes from Actinomycetes bacterium. Encoded proteins:
- a CDS encoding CoA-acylating methylmalonate-semialdehyde dehydrogenase, encoding MRTINHWINGRTVDREPERAGAVYDPATGQQTAQVAYATGDDVDAAVQAAQAAFPAWRDTSVVRRARVMFAFRELLAKHRDELARIIASEHGKVVPDAAGEVQRGLEVVEVASGIPHLLKGDFSENVSTEVDCYSIRQPLGVCAGITPFNFPIMVPMWMHPIAIACGNAFVLKPSERDPSVSVRVAELYAEAGLPDGVFNVVHGDKVAVDAVLDHPGIAAVSFVGSTPIARYIYERGTSHGKRVQALGGAKNHALVMPDADMDSAADALVSAAFGSTGQRCMAISTAVAVGRAGDALVEKVLERANSLRTGPGLDPSSDMGPLVSGAARDKVSGLIESGVNEGAKLVLDGRDVRVEGHEDGFYLGPTLFDEVTTEMAIYQQEVFGPVLIVLRVSDIDEAIEMIARNPYGNGTAIFTSNGAAARKFQNEVQAGMVGVNVPIPVPMAFYSFGGWKDSLFGDLHVHGPEGVAFYTRGKVVTTRWPVPRDSAVELGFPTSR